CGCGTGTCGCAAGCGCGCGGCCGAGCGCCGCGGCGAGCTGCTCGGCGTTCTCGGCGCGCTCGGCTGGCACGCCCAGGCCGCGCGCGAGCGACACGAAGTCGAGCGCGGGCGGCTGCAGGTCGGTGAGCGCGCGGGCGGCCGGGCCCGGGTGCGTGATGTCGGCGCGCGCCAGCTCGACCTTCAGGATGCGGTAGGCGCGGTTCGCGCACACCAGCACCGTGACGTCGAGATTCTCGCGCGCCATGGTCCAGAGTGACTGCACGGTGTACATCGCGCTGCCGTCGGCCTGGAAGGCGATCACGCGCCGGCCCGGACACCCGATCGCCGCGCCCCCGGCGTTGGGCAGGCCCTGGCCGATCGCGCCGCCGGTGAGTGACAGGACCGTGTGCGGTGCGGCGCCGCCGGCGAGCGAGAACCACTGCGCACCGGAGGTCGCCGCCTCGTCGACCACGATCGCGCCCTCGGGCTGCAGGCGCGCGAGCGTGCGGCCGAGCGTCTCGGAGTCGAGCTTGCCGGTCGCGACCGGGAAGTCCTCGCGCGTGCCGCGCACGCCGGCGTCGGGCTTGGCGCCCAGCGCTTCGGCCAGCGCCTCGAGCGCGGGGGTCGCGTCCTGATCCGGCTCGGCCAGCACGGTGATGCGGCAGGTCTCGGGAGTGAGTCGGCTGGGCAGCTTCGGGTAGCCGAAGAACGCCACGGGCTCGGGCACGCCCGCGAGCACGAGGTCGGTCGCCTTCGACAACAGCTCGACGCCCTGCTCGGGGAAGTACGGGAACTTGGGCAGGGGGGGCAGCCCTGCGCCGCGCTCCACGCACGCCGGGAACGTGCCCAGGAACACGCGCGCGCGCGCCGCGGCGCCGATGCGCGCAGCGGCGATCTGGCCGCGACGGCCCAGCGCGTCGCCGCCGATCAACAGCACCGGCGACTCACTCGCGCGCAGGCGGCGCGCCGCGGCGTCGACCGCGGAGAACGCGACGCCCGGGCGCGGCTCGACGGGCTTCGCGGGCACGGGCCCCGGTGACTCGCCCCAGGCGCAGTCGGCGGGCACGATCAGCGTGGATACGCCGCCGGAGCGGGCGCGCGCGGCGGCGATCGCCTCGGCGGTATCGCTCGCAAGCGCGGCAGCAGTGGCCGCCTTGCGCAGCCAGCGCGAGACCGGCCGCGCCAGCGACTCGATGTCGGAGGTGAGCGGCGCGTCGGCCGCCAGGTGCCAGGTGGCCTGGTCGCCGATCACGTTCACGATCGGCGACGACGCGCGGCGGGCGTTGTGCAGATTGGCGATGCCGTTGGCGAAGCCCGGCCCCAGATGGAGCAGCGTGAGCGCCGGCTTGCCCGACAGGCGCGCGTAGCCGTCGGCCGCACCGGTGACCACGCCCTCGAACAGCGCCAGCACGGCGCGGATCCCGGGCGCGGCGTCGAGCGCCGCCACCAGGTGCATCTCGGTCGTGCCCGGGTTCGCGAAACACACCTCGACCCCGGCGCCCGCCGCCGTGCGGATCAGAGCCTCGGCGCCGTTCATGGGGTGGCCGTGTCCGCCGGCTCGGGAATCACCTCTTGCTCGATGTGCCCGATGCCCGAGATGTCGATGCGCACGCGCTGGCCGACCTTGAGGTAGCCGCGCGGGTTCATGGCGACGCCCACGCCGCCGCAGGTGCCGGTCGAGATCACGTCGCCCGGCTCGAGCGTGAACACCGTGGACAGTGTCTCGACCTGGGCGAAGCAGTCGAAGATCAGGTGCTTGGTGTTCGACTTCTGGCGGCGTTCCCCGTCCACGCGCGTCTCGAGGTCGAGCGTGTGCGGGTCGCCGAGCTCGTCGGGAGTCACGAGCCAGGGGCCGAGCGGGCCGTGCGTGTCGAACGACTTGCCGAGCGTCATGGTGGGCGCGCGCTGCTGCCAGTCGCGCACCGACACGTCGTTGCAGATCAGATAGCCGGCGATCACCTCGTGCGCGCGCGCCTTCGGCACGTGGCGGCAGCGCTGGCCGATCACCAGCGCGAGCTCGCCCTCGTAGTCGAGCTTGTCCGAGACGCGCGGCATCCAGATCGGATCGAAGGGCGCGTTCACGCAAGTGACTTGCTTGTTGAAGAACACCGGGAACTCCGGGGCAGGCCGCCCGGTCTCGGCGATGTGGTCGGCGTAGTTCAGGCCGATGGCCAGGAACTTGCGCGGCCGCATGACCGGCGCCTCGAGCTTCACCCGGGCGAGCGCCAGCCGGGGGCCACCCCGCGCGGCGCCGCGCGCCCGTTCCAGCGCCGCGGGGCCCGCGGCCAGAAACGCCTCCATGCTGCGCGGCATCTCCGGAACGGCTGCGGCGAGGTCGACGACCTCGTCGCCGGCGATGACTCCGATCCGCGTCGACCCCCCGTGTGTGAACGTTGCGAGCCTCACCCAGCCAGTATAGAACGAACCCGATGCGCGTCGTGTCGTTGCTTCCCTCGGCGACCGAGATCGTGTGCGCCCTCGGCGCCCGGGCCGCCCTGGTCGGACGTTCTCACGAGTGCGACTTCCCGGCCGGCGTCGAAGCGCTGCCCGCGCTGTCGTCGCCGCGGCTCGACCCGCGCGCGCCCGGCCGCGCGATCCACGACCGGATCGAGGAGCTGGTGACTCGCGGGCTCTCGATCTACGAGATCGACGCGCCCTTGCTGCGCGCGCTGGCGCCGGACGTGATCGTGACTCAGACCTTGTGCGAGGTGTGCGCCGCCACGCCCGACGACCTGGCCGCGGCGCTGCGCGACTGGACGGGCGGCGCGCCGCGCGTCGTGTCGCTCGCCCCGCTCTCGCTCGCCGACGTGCTCGCAGACGTGCTGCGCGTGGGCGCCGCGCTGGGCCTGGACGACGCCGCCGCGCGGCTGCGCAGCCGGCTCGAGGCGCGCATCGAGTCACTGAGCGCGCTGGGCCGCGCGGCCCGCACCCGCCCGCGCGTGGCCGTGCTCGAGTGGCTCGACCCGCTGATCGCGGGCGGCAACTGGATGCCCGAGCTGGTCGAGCGCGCCGGCGGCGTCGCGCTGTTCGGCAAGGCCGGCCTGCACTCCCCGCGCATCTCGTGGCCCGAGCTCGAGGCCGCCGCGCCCGACCTGGTCGCGCTGATTCCCTGCGGCTTCGGCCTGGCGCAGGCGCGCGCCGAAGCCGCCCGCGAGCCGCGCCTGGGCCGCTTCCGCACGGCCGTGCTCGACGGCAACCAGTTCTTCAACCGCCCCGGTCCCCGGATCGTCGAGTCACTCGAGATCCTGCTCGGCGTCGTGCACCCCGAGCTCACCCCCCAACAAGGAGTCACCGCCTCATGATCAAGCTCTACACCTGGACCACGCCCAACGGCTACAAGGTCTCGATCGCGCTCGAGGAGCTCGGCATCCCGTACGAGGTCCACCCCGTGAACCTGACCAAGAACGAGCAGATGAAGCCCGAGTTCCTGAAGCTCAACCCGAACCACAAGATCCCGGTCATCGACGACGACGGTCAGGTGATCTGGGAGTCCGGTGCGATCCTGCTCCACCTGGGCGAGAAGCACGATCCGAAGGGAGTCATCCTGCCCAAGGACCCGCGCAAGCGCATGGAAGCGATCCAGTACGCCTTCTTCCAGACCGGTGGCGTGGGACCGAACCTGGGCCGGCTGGGCGCGGCGCTGCGCAAGGAAGGCGAGAAGAACCAGGAGATGATCACCATCTTCTCCGGCGAGATGGCGCGCCTGTACGGCGTGCTCGACCGCATCCTGGGCGACGGCCGCGAATATCTCGCGGGTCAGTACTCGATCGGCGACATCATGCACTACGGCTGGCTGCGCTTCCCGCTGAACCTGAAGCAGCCCGAGCTGCTCAAGTACCCGCGCGTGGTCGCGTGGCTGGAGCGGATCGGCGCGCGCCCGGCCGTGAAGCGCGGGCTCGAGGTGCCGAAGGTCTGAGGCCGCGGGATGCTCGCGGAGCAGACACTGCGCATCCACGGCGCCGAGCTGCACGTCGAGACCGACGGCGCGGGTGAGCCACTCCTGTTGCTGCACGGCATGGGCGGGTGCAGCCAGGACTGGCGCCACGCCGGCCGTGAGTCACTGGCGCGCGAATACCGGCTCGTCGCCCTGGACGCGCGGGGGCACGGGCGCTCGACCAACCCGCAAGGCGGCTTCTCGCACCGCCAGCTGGCCGCCGACGTGCGCGCGGCGCTCGACGCGCTGGGCATCGCGCGCTGCCGCGCGATCGGGCTGAGCATGGGCGGGAACACGCTCTTGCACGTGGCGACCCAGGAGCCGGAGCGCATCGAGGCCATGGTGGTCGTGAGTGCCACGCCGTACTTCCCCGAGCAGGCACGCGCGATCATGCGCACGGTCTCGCCGGACGGCCGCTCGGCGGAGGAGTGGCGCGTCATGCGCGAGCGCCATGCGCATGGCGACGCGCAGATCCGGGCGCTCTGGCAGGCGCAGCACGACCTCGCCGACAGCACCGACGACATGTGTTTCACGCCGCCGCAGCTCGCGCGCATCCGCGCGCGCACGCTCGTGATCTACGGCGACCGCGACCCGCTGTATCCGGTCGAGCTCGGAGTCGGCCTGTTCCGCGCGATCCCGCGCGCGTCCCTGTGGGTCGTGCCGGGCGGCGGGCACGGGCCGGTGTTCCTCGAGGCGGCAGAGCCGTTCGCGCGCACGGCGCTCGCCTTCCTGCACGGCTGACTCAGGGGCCGCCGCCGGTCGAGTGGATCACCTGCCCGGTGAGCCAGCGCGCGTCGTCCGTGGCGAGCCAGCCGACCAGCCGAGCGGCGTCGTCGGGCGCGCCCCAGCGGCCCTGCGGCTCGCGGGCCAACACCTCGCGGTGTAGCTCGGGGCTGGCCCAGCCGGTGTCGGTCGCGCCGGGATCCACCGCGTTCACGGTGATGCCGCGGTGCGCGAGGTGCGCCGAGAGACTCGGCACCAGGCTCGCGAGCGCGCCCTTCGACGCCGCGTAGGCCAGCTCGCCGGGCATGGGGCCGCGGTCCTGGCCCGACGTGAGCAGCACGACCCGCCCGCCGGCGCGTCCGTCGTGGCGCGCGGCGAACGCCTGCACCAGGAGGAGCGTCGCGCGCACGTTCACGGCGAAGTGCCGGTCGACCTCCTCCGCACGCAGCCCCTCGAGGTCGGCGGAGACGCTGTGCGCGTGATTCGCGACCAGCACGTCCACGCGGCCCAGCCGCTGCCACGCCTCCGCGATCAGCCGCTCGGGCGCGCCCGGCTCGGCGAGGTCCGCCGCCAGCGGCTCCGCACGCACGCCCAGCGCACGCAGGTCGCCGGCCAGCGCCTCGGGGGGTTCGCGATCCGCTCCCCACGGCTGCGCGGCGTCGTAGGGCGCGTACGCGTGCACGCACAGGTCTGCGCCCAGCGACGCCAGGCGCTTGGCGATCGCGAACCCGATGCCCGCCCGGCGAGACACTCCAGTCACCAAGGCGACGCGGCTCGACAGCGGCAGGGCACGCACGGGCGGGAGTCTATCGGATCAGGCGGCGCCGCCACGCAGCTGGCGGTGACCCCAGAGCAGGAGCAGCGCGCCCAAGGTCGAGAGCGCGAGGCTGCCCAGGCTGAAGTCGGCCACCGAGCCGATGCCGAACAGCGAGCCGATGAAGCCGCCGACGAACGCGCCGGCAATCCCCAGCAGGATGGTGAGGACGAAGCCGCCGCCGTCCTTCCCGGGCATGATCCATTTCGCGAGAACTCCGACGACGAGACCGAGCAGGAGCCAGGTCAAGAGATTCATGCGCCTCTCCTTCACGCGTTGCGGATCGTGAGTCCTCCGTCCACGGGCAGCACCGCACCGGTCATGTACTGACTCGCGGGCAGGCAGAAGTTGAGCGTGCCGTGCGCGACCTCTTCGGGCTCGCCGTAGCGCAGGAGCGCGGTGCGGCGCTTGGCGAAGATCGCCTTCTGGTCCTCGGGGATCGCCGACGTCATGCCGGTGCGGATCGGTCCGGGACAGATGCAGTTCACGGTGATGCGCTCGGGGCCGAGCTCGACCGCCAGCGAGCGCGTGAGCCCCACGACCGCGTGCTTCGCGGCGGTGTAGGGGCTGCCGTACTTGGTGGCGCCCAACGCCTCGGTCGAGGCGATGTTCACGATGCGCCCGGCGTCGGACTTGCGCAGGTACGGCAGCGCGGCGCGGATCACGCGCACGTGCGCGGTGATCAGCACGTTCAGTGAGTCAGCCCACGCCTTGTCGTATTCGGGCCCGTCGATCGGGCTGAAGCGCGCGATGCCCGCGTTGTTCACCACCGCGTCGAGGCGGCCGAAGGCCTGCGCGACCTCGGGCACGACGCGCGCCACCGACGCGTCGCTGCCCACGTCGAGCACCCAGCCGCGCGCGCGCCCGCCCGCGGCCTTGATCTCGTCGACCACGCGGTCGACGGCGTCGCGGTCGAGGTCGGTCACTGCGACCTGCGCGCCCTCGTCTGCGAACAGATGCGCGGTCGCACGGCCCATGCCGCTGGCCGCGCCAGTCACGAGCACGCCGCGGTCCGCCACGGAACGGGAGAGCTTGCTGAGCCGCGCCATGACCCGATCTTACCCTAGAGGGCATCCAGCGCGCGGCGCAGCCGCCGCACGCCCTCGCGGATGCGCGAAGGCTCGAGCGAGGCGTAGCCCAAGAGGAGCTCCGCGCGCGCCGGCGGCCGCGCGTAGAACGGCGCCGCCGAGTACACGCCGACCCCGCGCCGCTGGCACTCCTCGCGCAGGCGCGCGCTGCGGCGCGCGTCCAGGCGCGGCAGCTCGAGCAGCACGTGCAGGCCCGCGCTCGCGCCGCGCACGCGCGCGCGCTCGCCCAGCTCGTCGTCGAGTGACTCGAGCAGCACGGCGCGCAGCCTGGCCGTGTGTGCGCGCGCGCGGCGCGCGTGGCGTTCCAGGTGGCCCTCGCGGATGAAGTCGGCGAGCGCGAGCTGCTCGAGCGACGGCGTGCCCGTGTCGGCCAGCGCCTTCGCGTTGCGCAGCACGGGCGCGAGCGGCTCGGGCGCCACCACCCAGCCGATGCGCAGCGCCGGGAAGAGCAGCTTCGAGGCCGTGCCCAGGTAGATCACGCGACCGTCGCGGTCGAGCGCCTGGAGACACTCCAGCGGCTTGCCGTCGAAACGGAACTCGCCGTCGTAGTCGTCCTCGAGCACGTGCGCGCCCGCGCGCGCAGCCCAGGCCAGCAGCGCGAGCCGCCGCGGCAGCGAGAGCACCGCGCCCGCGGGATACTGGTGCGAGGGAGTCACGAACGCGAGCTTCGCCGCGGGCACCTCGGCCA
Above is a genomic segment from Myxococcota bacterium containing:
- a CDS encoding acetolactate synthase large subunit gives rise to the protein MNGAEALIRTAAGAGVEVCFANPGTTEMHLVAALDAAPGIRAVLALFEGVVTGAADGYARLSGKPALTLLHLGPGFANGIANLHNARRASSPIVNVIGDQATWHLAADAPLTSDIESLARPVSRWLRKAATAAALASDTAEAIAAARARSGGVSTLIVPADCAWGESPGPVPAKPVEPRPGVAFSAVDAAARRLRASESPVLLIGGDALGRRGQIAAARIGAAARARVFLGTFPACVERGAGLPPLPKFPYFPEQGVELLSKATDLVLAGVPEPVAFFGYPKLPSRLTPETCRITVLAEPDQDATPALEALAEALGAKPDAGVRGTREDFPVATGKLDSETLGRTLARLQPEGAIVVDEAATSGAQWFSLAGGAAPHTVLSLTGGAIGQGLPNAGGAAIGCPGRRVIAFQADGSAMYTVQSLWTMARENLDVTVLVCANRAYRILKVELARADITHPGPAARALTDLQPPALDFVSLARGLGVPAERAENAEQLAAALGRALATRGPSLVEAVI
- a CDS encoding fumarylacetoacetate hydrolase family protein, with product MRLATFTHGGSTRIGVIAGDEVVDLAAAVPEMPRSMEAFLAAGPAALERARGAARGGPRLALARVKLEAPVMRPRKFLAIGLNYADHIAETGRPAPEFPVFFNKQVTCVNAPFDPIWMPRVSDKLDYEGELALVIGQRCRHVPKARAHEVIAGYLICNDVSVRDWQQRAPTMTLGKSFDTHGPLGPWLVTPDELGDPHTLDLETRVDGERRQKSNTKHLIFDCFAQVETLSTVFTLEPGDVISTGTCGGVGVAMNPRGYLKVGQRVRIDISGIGHIEQEVIPEPADTATP
- a CDS encoding ABC transporter substrate-binding protein; translation: MRVVSLLPSATEIVCALGARAALVGRSHECDFPAGVEALPALSSPRLDPRAPGRAIHDRIEELVTRGLSIYEIDAPLLRALAPDVIVTQTLCEVCAATPDDLAAALRDWTGGAPRVVSLAPLSLADVLADVLRVGAALGLDDAAARLRSRLEARIESLSALGRAARTRPRVAVLEWLDPLIAGGNWMPELVERAGGVALFGKAGLHSPRISWPELEAAAPDLVALIPCGFGLAQARAEAAREPRLGRFRTAVLDGNQFFNRPGPRIVESLEILLGVVHPELTPQQGVTAS
- a CDS encoding glutathione S-transferase family protein → MIKLYTWTTPNGYKVSIALEELGIPYEVHPVNLTKNEQMKPEFLKLNPNHKIPVIDDDGQVIWESGAILLHLGEKHDPKGVILPKDPRKRMEAIQYAFFQTGGVGPNLGRLGAALRKEGEKNQEMITIFSGEMARLYGVLDRILGDGREYLAGQYSIGDIMHYGWLRFPLNLKQPELLKYPRVVAWLERIGARPAVKRGLEVPKV
- a CDS encoding alpha/beta hydrolase, which encodes MLAEQTLRIHGAELHVETDGAGEPLLLLHGMGGCSQDWRHAGRESLAREYRLVALDARGHGRSTNPQGGFSHRQLAADVRAALDALGIARCRAIGLSMGGNTLLHVATQEPERIEAMVVVSATPYFPEQARAIMRTVSPDGRSAEEWRVMRERHAHGDAQIRALWQAQHDLADSTDDMCFTPPQLARIRARTLVIYGDRDPLYPVELGVGLFRAIPRASLWVVPGGGHGPVFLEAAEPFARTALAFLHG
- a CDS encoding SDR family oxidoreductase, which gives rise to MRALPLSSRVALVTGVSRRAGIGFAIAKRLASLGADLCVHAYAPYDAAQPWGADREPPEALAGDLRALGVRAEPLAADLAEPGAPERLIAEAWQRLGRVDVLVANHAHSVSADLEGLRAEEVDRHFAVNVRATLLLVQAFAARHDGRAGGRVVLLTSGQDRGPMPGELAYAASKGALASLVPSLSAHLAHRGITVNAVDPGATDTGWASPELHREVLAREPQGRWGAPDDAARLVGWLATDDARWLTGQVIHSTGGGP
- a CDS encoding GlsB/YeaQ/YmgE family stress response membrane protein; amino-acid sequence: MNLLTWLLLGLVVGVLAKWIMPGKDGGGFVLTILLGIAGAFVGGFIGSLFGIGSVADFSLGSLALSTLGALLLLWGHRQLRGGAA
- a CDS encoding SDR family NAD(P)-dependent oxidoreductase codes for the protein MARLSKLSRSVADRGVLVTGAASGMGRATAHLFADEGAQVAVTDLDRDAVDRVVDEIKAAGGRARGWVLDVGSDASVARVVPEVAQAFGRLDAVVNNAGIARFSPIDGPEYDKAWADSLNVLITAHVRVIRAALPYLRKSDAGRIVNIASTEALGATKYGSPYTAAKHAVVGLTRSLAVELGPERITVNCICPGPIRTGMTSAIPEDQKAIFAKRRTALLRYGEPEEVAHGTLNFCLPASQYMTGAVLPVDGGLTIRNA